TAAAACGGGTTACTAATAAATAGTCTTGTTATCAGGTGTGTAACAATTTTTAATTTCGATGATTTTTAGTGATATTATTAGAAGATATATTTCTGAGTTAATTAATATTATCCCAAATAATCACAATTTATTTTAATATGTATTAAAATACGATTTATAATAATTTTTAAAATATTAATTAGAATTATTCGTATATTTATGATATTTAATTTTTAATGTGTTGAAATATCAATTTCAATTGATATGGCTTCATGAAGTATAGGTTTATTATCATTTTTTTAGTTGTGATGTTGTTTAAAATAGAGTCAAAATTAACGAAGTAGTAAGAATATATTTGTATCTCCACGCATAATATTAAGTGCTATAACTGATGGTTTTTCATTTAAAATTTTACGTAATTGAGATAAATTGTGTACTTTCGTACGATTCAGTCCAACAATTATGTCGCCTTTTTGTAGGCCAATAGAGTAAGCTGGAGAATCTTTCACTACGTCTTCAACCTGCACTCCTTTTGTTCCATCCTTTAAATATCCATTACTTAGAGAAGCTCCTTGTAATGCTGGGGTTAACATTTCCTCGCTGGTACTCACAGAGGTACTATCATCTAATAAAACTGATACTGTTTGAATTTTCCCATCTCGTAATAATCCTAGTTTTATAATTTTACCTGGAGTAGTAGTACCAATTTTCACCCTTAGTTCTGCAAAATTTTTTATTGGTTTTCCTTCTATGGATACAATAATATCCCCCGCTTTAATATTTGCTTTAGCGGCTGCAGTACCTGGTAGCACCTCGCTGACAAATGCACCACGCTGCGCATCGATATTAAGTGCTTTAGCGATATCAGCGGTCAATTCTGTGCCTTTTATTCCTAATTGACCTCTTTTTACTTCTCCAAATTCAATTAATTGTTGGCTTAAATTTTTCACAATGTTGCTAGGAATAGCAAAACCAATGCCAATATTTCCTCCTCCAGGCGCTAAAATAGCAGTATTAATTCCAATTAATTCTCCATGTAAGTTTACTAGTGCCCCTCCAGAATTTCCTCTATTTATGGAGGCATCAGTTTGTATAAAATTTTCTAATCCTTCAAGGTTTAAACCACTTCTTCCCAATGCTGATATAATACCAGAAGTTGCTGTTTGACCTAATCCAAAGGGGTTGCCAATCGCAACAGCAAAATCACCAACTTTCAAAATATCAGAATCAGCCATTTTTATTTCAGAGAGATTTTTAAATTTTAATAATTGAAGTAATGCTAAGTCAGTTTGTTCATCATGTCCTACTAGTTTAGCGTCAAATTCGCGACCATCGTTAAGTTGTATTTTAATTTTATCTGCACCATTGACAACATGGTTATTGGTAATAATGTAGCCTTTATTAGCGTTAATAATCACTCCAGATCCTAGTCCTTCGAATGGTCTAGATCCAAAATTTCCTCCAGGGATATCTGGTCCAAAAAAATATTTAAATTCTTTAGGCAATGTAAGTCTTCTCGCAGGTTGAATACCTTCAACATGTACACTTACTACTGCTGGCAGTACTGTATCTAACATGGGAGCTAAACTCGGTAAGAGTCCCGATATTTCTGTAGAAAATGTTGTGTGATTTATAGAAGATTCAGCATATGAAATTCCCAATGTGAATAATATACTTAATATTTTTAGGAAATGTGTTATCTTCATAGGTAATTAATTTAATTAGTTATATTATATAAAGAATAATATTGTTTTAAAAATGTTCATAGAGTCTTAATTACTAAAATTCGAATTTCTATTTTATTTTTGGTAATTTTTAACGTCCACAATAGATTTAGACAGATGAATTACCTATATTGCATATTATTATACTATGTGCATAGTATAATAAGAAATCGAATAATTTATATAAACTAATAAAAGTTTCCTTATATTATTCATTATCATGATTTTTTATTGTATTTTCCGTATTACTGGAATAATCTAACGGCGCTGCTATTGGTAATTGTTCGTTTTTTATAGTTGTTTTTTTTGTATTAAATGCGTGTATATCATCTTGTATATGTGTATTTGGTAAAAAAAAATTAGCGCTTTTTTTGACGTTATGAGATAAGTGACGGTAATCATCTTCTATTTTGTTTAATAATTTTATAGTGTAAATAAAGTGATTACTTAATTCCTTTTGGTATTCATTTAGTTTAACTTTTTTATCTTGTAATTCATTATATAAAGTTTTTTGATTATGTAGTAAATAGCGTGCTTTATAATACATTATAAATGCTCCTATAATAATTCCAATTATTAAGCTTACTAATATACATATCCATATCATGATAATACTCCTAAATTATTTTATTTATGTGTTCATTTTTGTATGTTAACTGATTGATATATAATTTTTGCATATGTTGATATGTTATCGGTATAATAGTTCAAGTGGTAAGTATCCAATTATCTATTAGCTACGACGTACGTTGTATAGTATAATTTTATTCTACTTAATTTTCTTTATCAATAAGTATTCGTATAGAATGCTATGAAGTAAGTAAATAGATAGAGGTTTTAGTAATATTCTTTTAAAATAAATATTTGAATAATTTTAAAAATGAAATGATGCTAAAACGTCTCTTAATTATATCAATTATTTGCTTTAATTGATATATATATATTTTAGAACAAAAATATTGTATGAAGTAAATACTAACGTATACTTGTTTTAGGTTCAAAGATGTTGGAGACATTTGATTTTAATAGCAGCACGCTGTGCCTTACAGCAATCAGGTATCTTATTTTTATATTTATTAATTACTTCATATTTAGTTAATATGATTGAATTTTTATATTGAGTTGGGTTTATCTTTATGAAAACTTTTATGGCAAAATCACATGTAATTAAGAAAACATGGTATATTATTGATGCTAAGCATAAGATACTTGGTCGTTTATCTACC
This genomic interval from Candidatus Blochmanniella pennsylvanica str. BPEN contains the following:
- a CDS encoding Do family serine endopeptidase, which encodes MKITHFLKILSILFTLGISYAESSINHTTFSTEISGLLPSLAPMLDTVLPAVVSVHVEGIQPARRLTLPKEFKYFFGPDIPGGNFGSRPFEGLGSGVIINANKGYIITNNHVVNGADKIKIQLNDGREFDAKLVGHDEQTDLALLQLLKFKNLSEIKMADSDILKVGDFAVAIGNPFGLGQTATSGIISALGRSGLNLEGLENFIQTDASINRGNSGGALVNLHGELIGINTAILAPGGGNIGIGFAIPSNIVKNLSQQLIEFGEVKRGQLGIKGTELTADIAKALNIDAQRGAFVSEVLPGTAAAKANIKAGDIIVSIEGKPIKNFAELRVKIGTTTPGKIIKLGLLRDGKIQTVSVLLDDSTSVSTSEEMLTPALQGASLSNGYLKDGTKGVQVEDVVKDSPAYSIGLQKGDIIVGLNRTKVHNLSQLRKILNEKPSVIALNIMRGDTNIFLLLR
- a CDS encoding YhcB family protein, with the protein product MIWICILVSLIIGIIIGAFIMYYKARYLLHNQKTLYNELQDKKVKLNEYQKELSNHFIYTIKLLNKIEDDYRHLSHNVKKSANFFLPNTHIQDDIHAFNTKKTTIKNEQLPIAAPLDYSSNTENTIKNHDNE